TCTATTCAATTTATTCCATATCAGAATATATAAGAACTCCTAACTCAAAGGTCATGGTTCATTACtttaagaaaaaacttaaattataaatatgaaatttattttgtagatagaAAGGGAAGGAGGGGAATAGAGATTTAATTGTATTGGTTTGATTTGGAAAAAGGACCGGGAgggaattaatttaaaaaaaatgtgatttattattttcattttttttattaaatcaactAAACTacataatatttaagttttttctcacatatttgtactttttaaataactaaacaataataaaaaatttatctatattttcttaacctatttcttttatcaaaatcaaacatataCTTTGAAGAATTCGGACCTGGGCACTGTGAAGAGTGCAGTTTTAATCTAATGCCCACTTTTTGTTCTTATATAAGGGTTATGATTAAAAATGTCCTTTTTCTCTATAACTACAATGAATCCCAATCTAAATAATTCAAACCTGGATTCACTGTAGTAGCATTTTCCACATACACACATGATgtaatgactatttttttttataaagtctgtaatatttttatatagttataaatttaaacaaaggataaatattgaaaatgaaaatttggtTTATTATGCTGTGGTATGTTTGATATTTCCTCAGCAAgtcagacaaaaaaaaaaaaaactgaacgAGGGAATGTTGGAATCCATCTACATGTAGTTAGAATGTCATGTCAAGTtagatttcaaaattaataaaagaagagagCCCTTTTGTATGTTCACATTTACCCGCTAATACCTTTTccaaaaagtattatttttaataaaaaatatatatatcaaagctactctttaaatactaatttaaataaaatttaaattctggagtatatatatatatatatatatatatatatatatatatatatatatatatatatatatatatatatatatataatcaattagaGCTGTATGATTTTACTATCTAATTACCAGCTCAAATTTTAGGTGGTTTGAAATCACACATCCTAACTTACTCCTAATGTAATTAGTACAGGTAGATTTACATATATTtgggaagaaaaataaatcaataattttgtattgatttcaattagttcagatttttttaaccttatgtttggatggagcatttcaacaatgcttagaaattgaaatgctttgtatttgaattgcttgtaattaaattccattcatttttcaaataacttgtttggataaggaaattaaaataccttacatttcaatttcttgtttgaaaaaaaaattaaatttattgtaagataaaatttaattttaacaatatttattttacgcttaattatgttttgagttcatgataaatttagaaatatgcTCGACAACCTAGATGGGTCGGGCAGACCGAACTACGCAACCGGATTGGTTAGATCCAATGACCCACCCAAACTGGATCGACTGGGAAGAGCAGATAGGTTGGGTGGCCCAATGATCTAGAGGCCTAACGGCCCATACTGCACGATTGTATCGTCAAGTTCATCAACATGGCCTGGTTCAGCCTGTCTAGGTCATTGGCCTAATGCTCCAAATGGGTTCGACGACCTGAATGGGCCCGACGATCAAAGCGGGcctgacgacctggacgggcccaacGAGCTGGATGAGCCCAACAATCCGGATGGGGCCGAATACTTGGACGATTCTAAATACCCAGACGAGTTCAACGACCCAGACAGACCCGTACACCCAAACCAGCTCGAAGACCCGGACGGGTCCAACGACTAAGATGGGCCCGAGGACccagacaggcccgacgactcagatgggcccgacgacttgGACACATCCGACGACCTGGACAAGCCCGACAACCCAGAAGGGCCCAAgactcgaacgggcccgacaactcaTACGAGCCCGTTCAAACTGTCGAGCCCGTCCAGATAATCTGGCCCGTACGAGTTGTCTGGCACGTTCGGGTTGTCGGGCACGTTCGGGTCGTCGTGCCTGTTCGGATCATCTAGAATATGaagttgagtgagaagaatttcaaattccacctattttgagggtatttgaatttctactaatttaactaattgaaatccttcaaaaaaatgcttgcatttgaaatgctttttaatttctctatccaaacaaagcatttcattacaaagaaatctaaattcttcaaaaaaatgaattgcttcgttaaaatactctatccaaacacactctaaaGAAAATTGCACACATGAACTAACCTAGCCTAGTTATGAAAAATGCTATTGCGAAAATGTGTAGTTTGAATTttgagaagaaaaacaaaaacaaaaaaatgtgttttccGATAATAAAGAAAACCATACATAGTTTTATCTTTAGAAGATATAAACCGTGTTTTTCTTTATGATTAACTTgtataaactaaataattacaTAGAAATAGTTCTACCATAAATTTTACacataaaaactaataatagaACTATTTATGCCAATAATTTTTAACGGTTTCGATTGAAAAGTACTAACAGCACAGTCTATTTATCAATActgtaaattttaatcaattgttTGTAAGTAATatcttaaaataacataattatttttttgtgtaaaatttttgttttcattacaaattacaaaaaaatattggcCCAACACGACAAAAGtaatttcttcctgcacctatttttttcttcttgcacctcaTTAAATATTCCGGCCTATATGCTTAGGTTCTGGAACGACTAAGAGAAAAAGttggtattttctaatttagGTGGTGCAGGTAGAAAAACTGGGGGTGAAGGAAGAAAATCCCCACGTAAACCTATTAGGTCAATGCAAATCCAACCTAAACGTTAGCTCATATCATTCCCTCATGCAATCTCACGCatctaaaatttataagtttaaaCATATAAATTGTATTATGAATTCATGATGAATAGTTTCTATCatgatacaattttattttactttattcatattttttaaagaaaatattatatttaacttaaaaataatataaaattaaaaattgaaagaaacaaGAAGTtaagaatttttcattaaaagaatataagatattttctaaaaatgttttttaaaatctattccGATTTATATAAAATGATGATTGATTAAACACAAAATATAGAAGTGATGTTTCTTGATGTGAAAGGTAAGAAAAACCATATCTTATATAGTACCATTTCCGCATCCCAAAAGCCAATCACACAACAATACAAAATGTCACTCTCAACTTATGAAGATTCTGATACAACAtacttaaaacaatttttatattccaATAATTGTTGATGTTGATTGAAGCATATCATATTGTAAATCATGTTGTTTGCGTAGGTCAtcagatataaaaaataaaaataaaaaactcttGCTGTGAagcattttttatttgtgacATTCCTCAAATCATGAAGTCAATTTTTTCTTCTGCAACCATTGAGCATAGAAAGGTGTTGCATCTCATGAACAAAATAATTACTTCCACAAAGTAAGATATGAACACAAAGTATACATACTACAATCAAACCATTACACacttttctttcccttttgttttatatatacatCATCTGGGATTATAGATTCAACAAAACCAAACAACACCTATGGATCACAAATCTACGTAACACTCTGATGAGTTTCTTCAACACTTGATTCCGACCCTTTACTGCATTTTTTACTTCAACGGCTGAATTGAAgcacttatatattttatttcatcataCTTCTCCTTCACCCTTTGGACCAAAAGTTGAAACAGCATCAGCCactgttagaaatattttatcttcTCCGATTAAGTCTGTTAACTTTGATGCATGGAGCTTCTCTATTACAATTGGTCCTGGGTTTGCCAAGATAAGctgtaaaaacacaaaaagagaTTAACGTCATCACAATTAGTACAACTTGTGTTCCACtgcataataatattataatgattgATGACAACATTGATTGCACGAAACAaactcatttaattaattagttcaCTCATTGTCAAGCAAATATGGTATAGGACATGGACCTTGGAATTCCTCATCATTTTTGGCAAAGTTTAAGAGAATCTGTACCTAGAGactttttcaaaagaatttctACGTTAAAATTCTATGATTATTTACCTGGACTTTTCTTTTCTGAAGACTCTTGTATAACTCTTCAAAGGCATGGATGCCACTTGTGTCAATATCAGTAACAGCTGCAAGAAGAACATCATGGTTGGGTGAATAAATTCATTCATCAAAATTAATCTTCGAAAACAGGATTGCTTAGGAACCCTTACGTGACATCTCCACAGTGACATACTCTATTCTGGACAATCCACTTGCTGTCCTTTGAGCTTCTTCATCACTCAGCCATCTCAAAATTCTGCAAATTAGTTGTGATGGAATCATTCCTCAGCCCAAATTACAATGCTCAAACACACATATTTGTTAAACTGTTAGGAATAAAATTAGTCATTTACCTCTCCTTGATATAGTTGGAGTTTGAGAAGTAGATTGCAGAGTCAACCCTGACAATGAGCATGCCATTAATTTGAGCTGCTTTGGGGTATTGCTGGACGTTCCTATAAACACTAGTTCCTGAAAGCTTCCCTAATACTGCAACCCTTGGCCTTGTCACTTGTAAGAGAATTTTAGCAAAAGATATAGCCACCTGCATAAGCAAGAATTGGTCAAATCGAATATGCAAAATTGACAGAAACCTCTTTCTGAATCTTGTCTTGATTTTCTTATTACCGCGATTAGAAGGCCAATCTCCACACTTTTGAAGATCACACCAAACAAGGCTCCAATGCAAGCAACAAAATCGAACTTGTCAATCTTCCATAAAAGAATAATGGCTTCAATGTTCACAAGGCCAAGCACAGCAGCTATTATAATAGAAGCAAGCACCGCATTTGGAGTGTACTTAAATAGCGGCGTAATGAGTAGCAGAGTCAATAACACAACCATCGACATAACGATGTTCGATACTGCAGTTTTACAACCGGCCATGTAGTTCACTGCTGACCGAGAAAATGAGCCTACACAAAGATCATAAACAACTTCTATTGATATGACAGTTTTAGGTAGAAAAAATTTGTGTAAAAAGGCTTGAACACGGTTTGAAATTGTACCTGTTGCCACATAGCAAGATGTTAGAGAACCAACCATGTTCATTGCTCCCATTGCCATCATTTCTTTGTTGCCATCCAGTGCATAGTCTTTCATGGCAGCAAATGTTCTCCCAATTGCTACAGCTTcctaaaatttgagaaatttagCTGTaagagaatgaaaataaaagggaGTTTTGCTTTAGGAAACTGAAAGTTGCTTACCGTGAGAGCTACCATACCAGCTACCACACCAATCCGAATACCAGCGCCTAGATATTTTCCGCTGAAAAAAATCTCGCTGGCAGATGATGGATTCACACCCTTCTTAACATGTTTCACCTGAAATAACATACTTTTAGTTTCACAGTGCTTAATTTTGTTTCGACCACTCAATCAATTGTGTGCTACTTACAATCGCCACTCCTTTCTTGTCTGCCCTGGTAATGTAGACAAAAAGGGTAGACACTATGACAGATATCATAGGAGAGATTGCAGCCACCCAAAAGAGTTTCTTATTCCTTTTAGCCTGTCCATTGCAACGATAAAGTTAAGTTATTATGCTGAAAGTTCCAACAAGTAAAGGAGCATCAAAGAAGGAAAGTTGTTGTCGGCGCATGCTTACAATATACTTGGTTACAAGAAGGAAAATCAAGAATGATATTCCAATGACTATTGTCTCCCAATTCCACTGCAAGCAAAGATTAAAGCAAATTAAGTACGAGCGCCATTTTAAAGTGAATTTCTAAGCAAAACCAAATTTACTTTACCCCGTGGTGTGCTGATTGAAACACCGAGCGCATGACAGAAACAATATCAGTTTTCTTAGTGAAGTCTTTTATGCCAAGAAAACCCTTAAGCTGTTGCAGTGCAATTGTAATGGCAGCTCCAGCCATGAATCCCACAATGGCAGCATGAGACAAAAAGTCAATCAAGAAACCAAGCCTGCAAAATTCACGTTTAGATTGTAACACAGTACGAGAAAAATTTAGGCAAAGCAAGAAAGAACAACGAATGATAGAGAAtcatttactatatatatatacctaagAACACCAAGTGCCATTTGAGTGACTCCTGCAAAGAATGTGGCAGTGAATGCAAGACGCAGGTAATCATGGCTGTGGATGTCGCTGATTTCATCGGACAGCGTAGTCCCAAGCAAGAGGGACACAACCGCTACTGGCCCAATTGCAATATCTCTTGAGCTTCCCATGAAAGCATACACAAGAGGAGCCACGAAACTTGTGTCTGCGCACAGCGAAGGAAAAGCCATGTCATGAAACTGTAAGATGCCaaaaatttttctcaaaataaatCAAGATTCTTACACAGTGCATATTGTGGTTCCAAATAAGCAAGCTTTGCGTATGCAATGTCCTGTCATGCATACATACACACGTTAAAAAGTTATCGTTAAAAAGCGCATTTCAATTTCAAACCCTTTTATGACGTGACAGTTTTGGAGAGTGAAACTTTACCTGAGGGATGCAGAGACTTGCAATAGTGAGCCCAGAAATGAAATCACCtc
This portion of the Vigna unguiculata cultivar IT97K-499-35 chromosome 6, ASM411807v1, whole genome shotgun sequence genome encodes:
- the LOC114186972 gene encoding high affinity sulfate transporter 2-like, which produces MSQRVGDEAVTKAMGEIRSGASSRRHGDTLPHIHKVGSPPKQTLFQEIKDSVAETFFHDKPLHKFKDQSGFRIFVLALQSLFPIFEWGKDYTFKKFRGDFISGLTIASLCIPQDIAYAKLAYLEPQYALYTSFVAPLVYAFMGSSRDIAIGPVAVVSLLLGTTLSDEISDIHSHDYLRLAFTATFFAGVTQMALGVLRLGFLIDFLSHAAIVGFMAGAAITIALQQLKGFLGIKDFTKKTDIVSVMRSVFQSAHHGWNWETIVIGISFLIFLLVTKYIAKRNKKLFWVAAISPMISVIVSTLFVYITRADKKGVAIVKHVKKGVNPSSASEIFFSGKYLGAGIRIGVVAGMVALTEAVAIGRTFAAMKDYALDGNKEMMAMGAMNMVGSLTSCYVATGSFSRSAVNYMAGCKTAVSNIVMSMVVLLTLLLITPLFKYTPNAVLASIIIAAVLGLVNIEAIILLWKIDKFDFVACIGALFGVIFKSVEIGLLIAVAISFAKILLQVTRPRVAVLGKLSGTSVYRNVQQYPKAAQINGMLIVRVDSAIYFSNSNYIKERILRWLSDEEAQRTASGLSRIEYVTVEMSPVTDIDTSGIHAFEELYKSLQKRKVQLILANPGPIVIEKLHASKLTDLIGEDKIFLTVADAVSTFGPKGEGEV